One Actinospica robiniae DSM 44927 genomic region harbors:
- a CDS encoding ATP-binding cassette domain-containing protein — protein sequence MIEAIELTTRRRRRRALEAVSFQVRPGQVTGLLGLPGSGKTSVLRRMLQLERGGGRTLYDGRPFRSLVYPMRSVGVLLDPLAVHPGRTVAGHLRLALSADPEAAPGGRRERIEAVLDVVGLTDQARTRIFELTEGMTMRLGIAQALLGDPQALLLDEPECGLEAEGRPWLAALLRAYAAQGRCVLVTGQSTDALLGYADRILVMDNGRLVGQRTTRQAARELAGDCVIVRTPQALRLAAILVAAGAEPTQLDGACLEVRGLDRARIGDLAFRNDVPLHELAVRTPGEDPVVAVLEACRKPPTVVPVQTPPAVRVPDAAPATVRMPFEGAFGQEEPGRATSQPSQASQTTQSIQSSQTAMQEQDLLDVTAASGLASGLLDVSDDLREGEILRPGDVSGAEARGEELISGLSYCPSPFGEETAVLGVAAAAGRAPIEGDLASLGDAETYAYLTTTSSSAAAMATAMATPATATAAATAPATTATGSPRAASNVKVIESEAVTSGADEAPVGGTPPVSGLGLATSSSTMTWSDSVSAAHVAASVPAPVLASEPASVPTSAPESTP from the coding sequence GTGATCGAGGCGATCGAGCTCACGACCCGTCGGCGCCGACGCCGGGCGCTGGAGGCGGTCAGCTTCCAAGTACGCCCGGGGCAGGTGACCGGGCTGCTCGGGCTGCCCGGATCCGGGAAGACGTCGGTGCTGCGGCGGATGCTGCAGCTCGAACGCGGCGGCGGTCGGACGCTGTACGACGGTCGGCCGTTCCGGTCGCTCGTCTACCCGATGCGCTCGGTCGGCGTGCTGCTCGATCCGCTGGCCGTGCACCCGGGCCGCACCGTCGCCGGGCATCTGCGGCTGGCGCTGTCGGCCGACCCGGAGGCTGCTCCGGGTGGCCGGCGCGAGCGGATCGAGGCCGTCCTGGACGTGGTCGGGCTCACCGACCAGGCACGCACCCGCATCTTCGAGCTGACCGAGGGCATGACCATGCGCCTCGGCATCGCCCAGGCGCTGCTCGGCGATCCGCAGGCGCTGCTGCTCGACGAGCCCGAGTGCGGACTCGAGGCCGAGGGCAGGCCGTGGCTCGCCGCGCTGCTGCGCGCCTACGCGGCACAGGGACGCTGTGTGCTGGTGACGGGGCAGAGCACTGACGCGCTGCTCGGCTACGCCGACCGGATCCTGGTGATGGACAACGGCCGGCTGGTCGGCCAGCGTACGACCCGGCAGGCCGCGCGCGAGCTGGCCGGAGACTGCGTCATCGTGCGGACGCCGCAGGCGCTGCGGCTGGCCGCGATCCTTGTCGCCGCGGGGGCTGAGCCGACTCAGCTCGACGGCGCGTGTCTGGAGGTGCGTGGCTTGGACCGGGCCAGAATCGGCGATCTCGCGTTCCGCAACGACGTCCCGCTGCACGAGCTGGCCGTGCGGACGCCGGGCGAGGACCCGGTCGTCGCCGTGCTCGAAGCCTGCCGCAAACCGCCGACCGTGGTCCCGGTGCAGACGCCGCCCGCCGTCCGCGTGCCGGATGCGGCACCGGCCACGGTTCGCATGCCGTTCGAGGGCGCGTTCGGCCAGGAGGAGCCTGGGCGGGCGACGAGCCAGCCGAGCCAGGCAAGTCAGACGACTCAGTCGATCCAGTCGAGTCAGACGGCGATGCAGGAGCAAGACCTTCTCGATGTGACCGCGGCGTCGGGGTTGGCTTCGGGGCTGCTGGATGTGAGCGATGACCTCCGTGAGGGCGAGATCTTGCGCCCAGGCGACGTGTCGGGTGCGGAGGCGCGCGGCGAAGAGCTGATCAGCGGACTGTCGTACTGCCCGAGTCCGTTCGGCGAGGAGACAGCGGTGCTGGGCGTGGCGGCAGCGGCAGGGAGAGCGCCGATCGAGGGCGATCTCGCTTCGCTGGGGGATGCGGAAACGTACGCGTACCTGACTACGACCTCGTCTTCGGCGGCAGCGATGGCAACGGCGATGGCGACACCGGCCACAGCAACGGCAGCGGCCACAGCACCAGCGACGACGGCGACAGGGTCGCCGAGGGCCGCTTCGAACGTGAAGGTGATCGAGTCGGAGGCGGTGACGTCCGGCGCTGACGAGGCGCCAGTCGGCGGCACCCCGCCCGTCTCGGGCCTCGGCCTCGCTACATCGAGCAGCACGATGACGTGGTCGGACAGTGTGTCAGCTGCGCATGTGGCCGCGTCCGTGCCCGCGCCGGTACTCGCCTCCGAACCGGCGTCCGTCCCCACCTCCGCTCCGGAGTCGACGCCGTGA
- a CDS encoding FadR/GntR family transcriptional regulator — MNTATDSTGRVMTVTVPVGRTADSVDAAQLRSHVSAPALVFPRAAAQRGRGLHGQLVQQLGQMIVAGELGSDRPLVPEEIGHRFEVSRTVVRESLRVLEAKGLVSARPNVGTRIRPVQEWNLLDPDVIEWRAQGPLRGDQARELAELRQAFEPLAAHLVAERGAALPEPVRVRLGELADMLAETAAAGDAPGYARVDAEFHALLLQATDNRMLEHLSAVVYGALEITGVRAGCEAQPANARAHEELVERVLAGDGPGAAELSGALLGAEPRAIGTPRLPAQREQ; from the coding sequence ATGAACACCGCCACTGACAGCACCGGCCGCGTGATGACCGTGACCGTCCCCGTCGGCCGCACCGCGGATTCGGTCGACGCCGCGCAGCTGCGCTCCCACGTGTCCGCCCCGGCCCTCGTCTTCCCGCGCGCCGCCGCCCAGCGCGGACGCGGCCTGCACGGCCAGCTCGTCCAACAGCTCGGCCAGATGATCGTGGCCGGCGAGCTCGGCTCGGACCGGCCGCTGGTGCCCGAGGAGATCGGCCACCGCTTCGAGGTCTCGCGCACCGTGGTCCGCGAGTCGCTGCGCGTGCTGGAGGCCAAGGGGCTGGTCTCGGCGCGGCCCAACGTAGGGACCCGGATCCGGCCGGTGCAGGAGTGGAATCTACTCGACCCGGACGTGATCGAGTGGCGGGCGCAGGGACCCCTGCGCGGCGACCAGGCCCGCGAGCTGGCCGAGCTGCGCCAGGCCTTCGAGCCGCTGGCGGCGCACCTGGTGGCCGAGCGCGGGGCCGCGCTGCCGGAGCCGGTGCGGGTACGGCTGGGCGAGCTGGCCGACATGCTGGCCGAGACCGCCGCCGCGGGCGACGCCCCCGGGTACGCGCGGGTGGACGCGGAGTTCCACGCGCTGCTGCTGCAGGCCACCGACAACCGGATGCTCGAGCACCTGTCCGCCGTGGTCTACGGCGCGCTCGAGATCACCGGCGTCCGCGCGGGCTGCGAGGCCCAGCCGGCCAACGCCCGCGCGCACGAGGAGCTGGTCGAGCGCGTCCTGGCCGGTGACGGTCCGGGCGCGGCCGAGCTCTCGGGGGCGCTGCTGGGCGCCGAGCCGCGGGCCATCGGCACGCCGCGGCTGCCGGCGCAGCGCGAGCAGTAG